GGCCACCGGGATCACGAAGCCTGCCGTGTCCGCCCGACGGCGGCGGCCGGCCTCGCTCGCCTCAGTGATCAGCTGCGCCTCGACCCGTTCGATGCGCTCGGCGAGTGCAGCGCTGCAGAAGAGCGGCATCCGGTCGGCGTCCATGCGCGGACCGTAGCCCCGCGTGTGCTCAGGACGTCGGGGGCCGGGTCTCAGGCTGGTCAAGCAGGCGCAGCCAGCTGCCGTCGGGTTGCCGGCGGACGACCTGGGTGCGGGCGCCTGCGCCGTCCTTGGCGGGCGTGGAGGTGAGTGCGATGTCACCGCTGACAAGCGTGGGCAGCGGCGTCTCGTGCTCGAACCGGGGCGCGTTGGCGAGCACCTTCTCCCAGAGGGCGCGGATCGCGTCTCGGCCCACCGTCTGCTGTCCGGGCGGGTAGGCCATCACCGCCTCTTCCTCATAGAGCGCGGCGATGCCGGCTGCGTCGTGGGCGTTGGCGCGCTCGACGAACAGGTGCGTGAGGTCCTCGGGCTGCCGGGCCTTCTCCTGGTTGCTCATGTGCTGGACCCTATGGGCGAAGAGGACCACCCCCAAGGTCCAATCCGTGGCGAGAAGCCCGGGCCAATTACCTGTGACGGTGGCCAAGCTCGAGGCGGACCACGGGGCGGGCCGGCGCTGCCCGCTCGCCGACTTCGCGGAAGCCGGCCCGGAGAAACACCGACAGCGGGCCGTGGCGGAGCTCACCTGCCGACGCCGCCCGTACCGACGTGTCGAGCGGGTAGGCCTCGACGGCCCGGGCACCGTGGCGGCGCGCAAGGCCGACCGCGCCGTCGAGCAGGAACTCGGCGAGACCGCGCTTGCGGGCTCCGACCCTGACCACGAAGCAGG
This region of Mycobacteriales bacterium genomic DNA includes:
- a CDS encoding nuclear transport factor 2 family protein, with the protein product MSNQEKARQPEDLTHLFVERANAHDAAGIAALYEEEAVMAYPPGQQTVGRDAIRALWEKVLANAPRFEHETPLPTLVSGDIALTSTPAKDGAGARTQVVRRQPDGSWLRLLDQPETRPPTS